DNA sequence from the Coffea arabica cultivar ET-39 chromosome 11c, Coffea Arabica ET-39 HiFi, whole genome shotgun sequence genome:
CAATAGTTTTTTTGGTCCAATAGTTCCTAACAGCCTTCAACACTGGACTTCACTAAGCTACCTCGATCTCAgcatcaatcaattcaatacttCACTGCCCGATCCACTTTTCACTTTGAACAATCTTGTCCATCTGGACTTGTATCATAACCAAATCCAAGGCCCACTCCCCTTCGGCATAGGCAACTTGACTTCTCTTTCCGTACTGCACATGGGAGGTAACAAGTTTGAAGGCAAAATCCCAAGTGCGATTGGGCAACTTCGAGAACTCACCGAACTCGATCTCAGTTGGAATGGGTTCAATGGTACCATTCCATCCTCTCTTTGGAGGCTGAGTGAGTTGAAATTCTTGGATCTATCTGACAATCCATCTGGGATTATCCTCCCCTCTACTTGCTCTGAACGTGAGTTCCTCGTGGGTCCCACCATTCCAGCTTCAATTTATAGAAATGAGTTCCATGAAGATAGGGCCCAAATTTCCTCTCTGGCTTCAAACTCAGAAAAGAGTCGAAAGTCTGGACATGTCAAATGCAAGCATCTCAGATACTATCCCAGATTGGTTTGAGAGTGTGTGTCATGGTATAAAATCTTTGGATTTCTCCAACAATTACATCACAGGGAAACCACCCGTGTGCAAAGGCAACAGTGGTTATGAATTTCgcaaaatgttttatttggaGGCCAACAAATTCGAGGGGCCTTTGCAATTGTTACCAACAGACATTGGTCTATTGCATCTTCAAAAAAACTCACTGCAAGGGATTATTCCACAGCCCGACATTAAAAATAACATGACATTGGATATTCTTCGAATACTAGATCTCAGTGATAACCACTTCATCGGCAGCATCCCTGATTCTTTGTGCAGCTTACAAATGCTTGTTATCCTGGATCTTTCTAACAACCGGCTCTCTGGAAGGATCCCTTCATGCATCGGTAAGCTTAAAACGTTGGGTGTGCTAAATCTAGCAAACAACAGTCTCTACGGGCACATTCCAATTTCACTGGCACATCTCAATTATCTCCAGTCCTTACACTTGAACCGAAACAATTTTACAGGGATGCTCCCATCCTCTCTCAGATATCTGAAAAAATTGCAGTATCTGGATCTTGGAAATAATGGACTGGAAGGCATTATACCATCTTGGATTGGGGATGAACTATCTCGTCTGAAGATCCTTGTGCTTGAATCTAATAATTTCCATGGTGACATTTCCACGAGTCTCTGCAAATTATCATCCCTTCAGGTTTTAAAATTGGAAGACAATAACTTAACTGGACATATACCTCGCTGTTTCAACAACTTTACAGCAATGACATCGACAGAATTGGACTCTACACGTATTTATGTCCCGCTTGCTGTCCTGAACTATGTTGTAGATGATGATAGTGAAGAACTTTCAGTTTTCATCAAAGGAGGAATGTTGAACTACACCTCAAGCAATGTTGCATATGTTAGATTCATGGGGCTCTCAGGAAACAAACTAAGTGGGGAAATACCTGTCGAGTTAATGTCTCTAGTTGGATTGCGGGATTTGGATTTATCTAGAAACCATCTAAGTGGAAGAATCCCAGAAAACATTGGGAACTTGAGCCAACTTGAGTCTCTGGATTTATCCAAAAATGATCTTTCTGGTCCAATTCCCCAAAGTTTGTCGAACCTAGATTCTCTGGCCTGGCTGAAGTTGTCGTTCAACGAGCTAACGGGTCCAATCCCATCCGGACGTCAGCTGCAGACATTATACGACCAGGACCCAACCATTTACATGGGAAACAGTGGACTTTGTGGTGAACCGATAGACAAAAGCTGCCCTGATGGTAAATCAAATGCCGGAGAATCTGATGGTGATCATGAGGATGGCAAGGAGTCTTATTTTGATTGGTTTTATGCTGGTTTGGGACCTGGTTTTGCTGTTGGACTCGTGGGATTCCTCAGTGTCCTATGTTTCAAAAAGTCATGGCGCTATGCATACTTCGGATTTCTGGAGAGCTTGTTCAATAAAGTATGGGTAGAAATTGCATTGCTAAAAAGGAAGTTTAATTGAGTGATTTTACATGTATCATCAAATTATATAGTTGTAATGTCATGGTACTTCATcttattgtaaaataataaagtataaataagacatttctctgACAAATTTCTTGCGCAGAAAAAAAGTTCAAAAGCAATGAATTAACCAACACATTTAActttggaagatatttctcCTTATAATACAAATGTAGTTTTTAACTAGAAATAATATACTAATTAACTCATCAATCTATTAAAATAATCGAAGGTCAACAAGGGACTGGTACAACTAAAAATATGCGGTCTAATTAGAGCAGTAAGACATTCAAACACAATGGAGATGCAAAATGCCTCATTTTTTTGAAGAGAAGATGTATGAATTATCATCTAATCGAAGTTAGCCCACgccctttttttccctttctcaaGAAAGAAGGATGCGTTTTACACGTTACAATATTATATTGTTCAACAACAATTTAGTCATTTGAGATTAAAGtaaattcaaaatattaaaagcATATTTTAGCAATTTTTTCCCCTCAAATATTACTCTTCTACCTCTAGAATGGCATAAAAAACGAACGACCAGTTAAAATGGAACGCTGACCCTTTTGGCTGATGATTGGTTTGAATTGCTAAATTCATATTTTGTTCTAAGAATCAGGATAACTGGGCAATTAAATTTTAAGCTACAAGTCTATAATAACTACTTAAACTACTATTAAGTACTTACTGTAGCAGTTTGACCACTGAAACCATCTTCCTTGCAAAAGTTCTTCCAGCACCAAAACAAATTGGCATGTCCTAATGCTATGGTACTATTGTTGAGTAGGCATCAGATGCAACTAGAAACTATTGGAGAACGGTGCTATAAAATGAAAACAGTGGTTGCTCCTTCTCATATCACTCAAATAGCAACCAATCTTATGAAATTTATACTGAATTTGATCCTCAGGATGAGAAGAAGATTAGACGTAGCAAGAAATCAGCACAAGCTACTGaaacattacaagataaaatcaCAATTCGGTGCCACATAAAACACATGGCTTTTCAATGTGAACAAATGGGGTTCAAAAATAGGCTACCCAGTGGAGGAATCAATCCTTGATTCAAACTCAATAAAATTCTACAATGAACTTCAATGCTTATCAACAACATACTCCAATCTTAGATCCAACTAAACTCAAACAAGgagaaaaaaagggggaaaagaatttaaaattgaaGCAAGtgaaaaaagaggagaaaagaaTATGATAATCATGATGGTGGATTGATGACGGTGGTTATGGTGGAGAATGTAGAGTTGTTAAGGAGACTTTGATTATTCTCTTCTTTAGCCccattcttctttattttcgTCAATTGAGTTTCAGCCATGTtcttaaagaaaattttgaggttGTGATGTCAACGAGATGTCTAAAAGGATCGAGCAATTGGAAAGAAATTATGTTTAAAACGATAAAAATTTAATATCAAGATTTAGTATAGTAAAAAGCCTGaacaggaaaaacaaaaaaaaagaatcactTAGGATTCTTTCATtaggattaaaaaaaattccaaagaaGACATGTTgcccggaaaaaaaaaatccaaaaaaaataaaaacaaaaattgcagAATCACTTAAAAGTGGATGGATACTTGGACAATCATGCACCATTAAAGGCGAAGTGATGATTTGGACTACGTAAGCAAACATTTCGTTCATTTTTAAGCAGAGTGCATTAGCATTTCATAGGAATTGTGAATTtagactattttttttttcaacaacttGAGAAGCCTCAAGTATCTGAGTTAATCAAACCTAAACCCCCGATCAATcgtcaaaagccggcaacttttgacgACGACCCAGGAGACTTAACTACCCAAACCCCAAACCCCCCCCAGCCGATGTGGGATGAGAAACCCCAACAGGGGCCAAGCCTGCGCTGGAAACTGCTACCAGCCGATGTGAATTTAGACTACGTATTTGTATTTATTTGCATATCCCTTATATATTGCAAATCTATAGTTAATAATAATTAATGGTGTACCAACATTTCTTAACGACACTCCAtcatctttatatatatatatatatatatatatatatatatatatttcgaAGAACAAGGAACCAGTAGAGTAGCATTATTAAATTTCTCTTTTGCATAAATGTTTCGTACTAAATTGTTTATTTTGGGTTCCACCTTCTAAAAGATTGCAATTTGGATACATCACCAAACAGTTGACAGCATTAATATATAAGTATTTGATTACTTTTGCCAATGAAATCTTGATCTAGTAGTTAAAGTTGAAACCTGACCACTAGAGGTCCTAAGTTTTACTCCCCTTCTCCCACCTTATTTCTTATATTCCACTCTTCCCgctaggaagaaaaaaaaaaggaattttaatCACTTTTCTTAATTACATGTCGATAATAACAATTAAACGGTACATATTTTTTTGGGCCTCATAATTCTCTATACAAAGCCCAGATAAACCTCATCCTAAAATAAGAATGCTGCTTATAAAAGGCCCATCTAAACTGACGATATCACAGGCCTTAGAACAGAAAACATGCCAACCCAATTTTTGCATCATTAGTGCATGATGTACATGATAACAATTGCCAACTAACCAAAATAGAACTTTACAATTGTTTCCCCAAAACAAAGAGTTCCCAAATGTTAAAATGGACAATATTTCCCGAATTAAACTTGAAGCAAATGTTGTTGACATTAATTGTCCTAAATTGTTGCATTCTTTTAGTTCAATTATCTTGAATGTTTTTCCATATTTTGGAAGACAGTTATCATGTATTGGTAATTTTGATTCTCCACACTGTGCATGTATCCAAGTTTGTTtgttttcatttgattttaTAAAAGATTTAgagcaaaataataaaaacatctaagattcaaatgatttttttgtctCAAGAGTACGTAGAAATGATTGGAAACTTCCAATCAAAAAAATAATGCTTGTGCAAAAAAATCTCATTGACAGAGGTGGCCTCAGTTGATGaacttcaaagaagatttgcgTATTATCTGGTCCTGCAACTTTTTGGTGAATGAATTTAAGCACTGAGGAACAGTGCGGAGAAAGCACTTCCGTAGGTAGAAATGTAGAAAAATTTGTAGCATCTCACAAGATATTATATAATAGACGTGCAGCAATAACGTAAATTATTTTTTGTGCATATATTCTAGAGTCCATATCTAGCAAATTGGTAATATTAAATACAACATCTACAAATTTTACATGTAATTAGTGTAATAATTCGTGGaggttttctgcatttaaccCTATCCCTTTCAAACAAATCAATTATTCTAAGTTGATTCGCACTTCGCAAGAAAGTGTCCATGCAGCCAAATATCAACTAAAAATCGCAAACGTATAAATGTAATGAAATATAAATCACAATCTACCAATCTTCTTAAAATCTTCAACACTTGCGTGATGGAAAATAAAAGGACCACCCAACGGACTTGGACCAAATTGCCAATCTTGCTTGGTAGCTATCGCTTCTATGAGTTGTCACCTCCTGAAATTGGCAACGACTTGACTCAAAGAAAAACCAACCATCAGTTACATCATAGGGCAATGACTTGACTCACGAgtcatgaaaattttcttttgagaaattaaaaggaaCCATCCAACGACGAGTTCGGACCAAATTGTCTATCTTCCAGGATTCACACCTGGAGTATTTGGAATATTAAATTCTGTCGTTTAACATCCAATCGTGTAGCACATTTTCTCCCGTGCCTAGTACAGTAATTGATGTGACAACCATGAACCAGGACGTACgtgataattttttttggcaacaaaacaagaaaaaagaaaaagtgtgatttcattattttttttaatgtaagtgAGAGATCTTTCATCATGCCATCTAATTCATCCCTAACTtcaattattaattttaattataattattttttccgTCTTTAATTTCAAAAGTGAGCTCACTTGTAATTTACGTTGGTCAGTGCCTTAGATGATTTTCGTATTTGTTTGGCCATAAAGTGACAAAATTAGGAAGCAGAAGAAGAAACAGGAAAAACTATTGGAAGAAAGATTGATTCGAGGTCAAAAACTCCGATAAGTTTCTAAAGATAAACTACAATGCTTTATTTGATGCAATCATATCATAAATTAAGATTGAGCATCAATCTATGCAAAATGCAAGTTAAATATTCTTTGagccaaaaaaaattaagacaCATTTTGAGATGTACTTCCAGCAATTTTAGATTGATTGGTAACCGATAATATTTTACTAATTCGAACTAGAAAATATATTGAGAAGGTCATTGGTAAtgtatttcttccttttttgttttgttttctctttctttttccttttacaaCGAAGATATAAGGTGGGAAGGCATTATTCTTTGCTTTATTTTTGCGGAAGAAgcatatagtttttttttctttattaatattcttctctttttttgtacatttttttatttcctttgacTCCCCATTTTCTTCTCCGGTTCTTCCAATGAAACTTGGCTAGTTGTCAACGCATTTGGGTGAAGGGCTATTTTGTCATTCTCCAGAATCTAGCGGTAAAATAAAGATGCCATTAGTTATGAGGGGTGAATGTAATTTGACCTAACCTCAAGGATTGATTGGTAATTTGGTGAAACCTCAAGAGAGTTAAATTTAATTAACCTAATATCTAATAGGGTGTGTTACAAAAGTTTTAACTACTTATATTCTAGCCCTATAGGATTTTAGCAATGGTTTAGAGCTAGAAGAAATTATAGGCCTTTGGACTTTTACCAACAATCTAATTTACTTCGTATTTTAGATCTTTCCAACAACCCGCTATGAAACTCAATTAGTCAATCAAGACAAGTAGCAAAATGTAACTTTGTTGATCCCTAATAAGAATAAAATCTACGGTTTCTAAAACCTAAAAAGTGTAGACAACTCAAAACGACAAAGTcgtaacaagaaaatttttggacacAAATCTTATCGAAACAAACAAATGACAGCAAAACTGGCAAAGAGAATAAGGCCCAGTTTGAGTGAATTCGATAGCAATGAGTGAGGAATTGTCTGGTTCTGTCTAACTTTTCTGTGTGTTATGATTTTTAGTACATAACTACATTAATTGTTGTGCAgaatatatgtgaaatattttttttatacacATCAACTTTTTCACGAGTACAACACTACAATATTATAGTACATCAaataatatatgtgaaatattttttttatacacATCAACTTTTTCACGAGTACAACACTACAATATTATAGTACAAAAAATTATTCTCCTCATCTTCCACAAAAGACATCCCAAGCAGACCCCAAGTCTTCGGAGATGACAGTCCAGAAAGGTATACATGGCAACAAAGTCATGGCAATTTGGTGCAATTATGCTGATATTGGCTACTCTTTTGGCTGTCCTAAAGATATGGTTACTATTGATGCGTAGCTAACGCGTATAAAAGTTGATATACAATTGTATTAGTATGATTATTCTAATTAATCTCTTAGTAGATGTTGAAAGAAGGAAACAATCACAAAGGAGGATATGACAaatgaagagaaagaaaaaaaaaaaaaaagaagtttccaTGTTTTTTCTTTGTGTGAATAAAGAAAAACGAAGCAaacaataaaaactaaaaataaaaagaggaaGAAGTAAAGAACAAGAGAAATTAGAAAAAGGAGACGACGAAGATCAAAACAAAGGAGGAACTCTATGCAAAAAGCATAAAAGGAGGAATTGAACGCTAATACTCTTAACTTTTATGATATTTCATTTTGACCCTTGGGCAATAAAAAATGCCCTTATGCATTTTCCAAAACTTTAATTGTAGCCTTAAATTCTACATTTCCATAAATAGTTCATGGCGGATTTAACACTAGGCTCATCAATTgtagaaaatgaagaacaaaaatGAACAGACAATATTTATGTTGACATTAGTAACATATCTAGAGATATTATTGCAtatcaaataaataatttacaatcaaTAGATTTATGATCCCATGCTAATTCCATCGGGGTTTATGGCATCCTCTGACCCCAAAACTTGGCAACCGTTAACTTTTGCAATTAAAGAAGTACTAATGGATGATGCTGTTTCTCCTCTCAATCTTCAGATTTATAATTTGCTTTTCAGTAAGATTTTGTCTTTAAGAAGCTTCTCACTCTTGTGCTTAactaaagaaagaaatattcTGCATGAttaatttactttgttttgaaagGTCTGTCTAACAGATACTTATTGAACATTGTTAAGATGTACTTGAAGTAATAAAAAATTAGAGGAAGAGATCGTTTATTAAATGTCTATAGGACCAGAAAATCAAAAACAAATAATTTGTAAAACAACTCAGAATTCTATATAATGAATTAATATAGTAGAAAAcctaaattggaaaagaaaatatagtagaaaaaaaaatattcaaccCTTCCATTGAAGGTATGATACTCTCCTTTTTGGACtatcccaaaatatttgtcatcTTACCAAAGTCAAAGTTATATTTAATCTCCCTTTCCAATGctattaattttgaatttttttaaggcaattttaaaaataaatccaCAAACATCTTGGGATGGAAGAAATATAATAGTTATTCCTTTTTATACTATTTGTGTTTCTGTAATTTATCTCTCAATAAGCaaacatttttttcattaaatttttggCAGTGCACCGGTAATATCTATAGAAACTGAACCTAGATTACGTGTTGGTATTTATTTGCAAATTCTTTAGATATTGCAAATCCCTAGATTTTTAGATGGCGATGACATAGGCATTTCAATTTTACTAAATGCTAATGGTATATCTCAATTTGTTAATGAGACTCCATATAATCGTTATAGTTTTTGTCAAAGAGCAAGGAACCTGTGGAGTGGCATTTACAAAAACTAGTGCTATTTCTCTTTGCATAAACATTTCTGAACAAATGATTTAATATTGctattatataatatatcaaaaaaatatgGGTACACATCCAAGTAATTTACAAATATTCAACCTTATTTAAACtgtatttaataaaaaattagtgAGTTTAGAATTCcataattttatatatacagCTTTTTAATTGGCCAAAGATTTAAACTTGTCAAGTAATTAATCTGGATCAAGATAAAATTACTCTTAGACCGGCGGCCTACAAAGAAAGAACTTTTACGGTCCATCTTCAAAACTAAGACGGCCCACATGTTAAAGGAAGGACAATTTGCCAGATTTAAACTTGAGGCCAAGATTTTATTTATGGTCCTAAACATGAGTATTTTCAGTATTGTAATTATCTTGTATGTTTTTCATAGTTTGGAAGAAAGCTATCATGtttattcttcattttttttccacttgattttgtcATTTAAAACCAGACAATGAAAAGGTCTAagattcaaatgatttttagtGTCTAAAGAGCACATGCAAATAATTCGAAACTTCTAATTGAAATACTAATGCATTCACACAAAATTCTCATTTAGGCCGCAAATTTCTCCAAACTAAAGTCTGTTCACGTGACAATGCTGGCCCTACCAACATGACTCAAAGTCtttcagcttttttttttttttttttgacaaatttaaGCCTAAGCAAAAACACGAAGAAAGTACTTCGTTGGAAGTGTGGAAAAAGTTTTACAACGACTAATAGTGACATACATGAGTAACATTAATTAGTCATGCAACTTTCGACCTATAAGTAGGGGCTTTCTGATTTTTGCTCGACGCACTCAAAACTTCTCTTGAATATTGTGTGAAAGCATTGATTAGTAAAGAAaagcgaaaaaaaaaacatatctGAAGATCAAGTCTGTTAGTTTGTAACAATATGATCAAATTCACTCCATTCATTGTGTTATGGTTTGTTTTTTTGGCAGGCAGGATTGGTCTTGGTTTTCAGGCAAGAGCACATTCAAACGTAAGTTGCTTTGAGAACGAGCGAAGAGCTCTCCTTGAGTTTAAGAAAGATCTAGTTGACAAGTCAAATCGTTTGGCATCTTGGATTGGAGAAGATTGTTGCTCGTGGGAAGGAGTTGGCTGCCTCAAGAACACTCGACATGTGGTGAAACTTGATCTGCGTAATAATGCTGCTTTTGATCTTGGTCGATTGTGCTACGAGGACACGCAAAATTATTTCTCTATCTATGTTGAAACTTGCTTGGGAGGCCAGATAAGTCCTTCGTTAGTGAACTTGCAGCATTTGCATTACTTGGATTTAAGTTCGAATTATTTTGCAGGAATTTGGATCCCAACATTTATAGGATCCTTGAaaaatttgagatatttgaacTTCTCTAATGCAGGTTTCAGTGGGACAATTCCTCCTCAATTAGGAAATCTCTCAGCTTTAGACTATCTAGATCTTGGTAATAAAATTGGAAGTTTTAGTGATGAGATAAGTCGTTATTATTTGTCGACAAAGAGTCTCTGGTGGATCACTAGCCTTTCTTCCTTGAAACATTTGGACCTCTCGGGAGCGGACTTAGGAGAGGCCCAGGACTGGTTAGAAGCACTTAATAAACTTCGTTTCCTATCCTCATTGACATTAGACTTTTGTCGTTTTTATTCCTTTCCTCATATTGCACACCTTAATTTCACATCTCTTACCTCACTTAACCTCGAAACGAATGACTTTAACTCCACAATCCCGCTCTGGTTGTTTAATTTGACTTCACTCGTTCATCTCGACCTTAGTTTCAACAATTTTTTTGGTCCAATAGTTCATCATAACCTGCAGCATTGGACTTCACTAAGCTACCTCGATCTTAAatacaatcaattcaatacttCACTACTTGATCCACTTTTCACTTTGAGCAATCTTGTCTATATGGACTTGAGTAATAACCAAATCCAAGGCCCGCTCCCCTTCGGCCTAGGCAACCTAACTTCTCTTTCCGTGCTGCACATGGGATATAACAAGTTTGAAGGCAAAATCCCAAGTGCGATTGGGCAACTTCGAGAACTCACTGAACTCGATCTCAGTTGGAATGGGTTCAATGGTACCATTCCATCCTCTCTTTGGAGGCTGAGTGAGTTGAAATCCTTGGATCTATCTGGCAATCCATTGAGTGGGGAGCTGCGTGACATTCACTTTGCCAAACTggcacaactgaaaatattacACTTATCCTCCCCTCTACTTGCTCTGAATGTGAGTTCCTCGTGGGTCCCACCATTCCAGCTTCAAGTTATAAGAATGCGTTCCATCAAGATAGGTCCCAAATTTCCTCTCTGGCTTCAAACTCAGAAAACAGTCGAATATTTGGTCATGTCAAATGCAAGCATCTCAGATACTATCCCAGATTGGTTTGTGAGAGTGTGTCATGGTATAAAACATTTGAATTTCTCCAACAATTACATGATAGGAAAACCACCTGTGTTCAACGGTAATAGAGGTTATAAATACAGACGAAAATTTTCTTTGGCGTCCAACAAATTTGAGGGGCCTTTGCAATTGTTACCAACAGATATTGCTGAATTGCATCTCCAAAATAACTCACTGCAAGGGATTATTCCACAGCCCAACATTAACAAGACATTGGATATTCTTCGAGTACTAGATCTTAGTGATAACCACTTCAATGGCAGCATCCCTGATTCTTTGTGTAGTTTACAAATGCTTGTTGTCCTGGATCTTTCAAACAACCAGCTCTCCGGAAGGATCCCTTCATGCATTGGTAAGCTTAAAACATTGGGTGTGCTAAATCTAGCAAACAACAGTCTCTGTGGGCACATTCCAATTTCATTGGGGCATCTCAATGGTCTCCAGTCTTTGCATTTGGACCGAAACAAGTTTACGGGGATGGTCCCATTCTCGCTCAGACATCTGAAAATTTTGCAGTTTCTTGATGTTGCAAAAAATGGACTGGAGGGCATTATACCATCTTGGATTGGGGATGAACTATCTAGTCTGAAGATCCTTGTGCTTGAATCTAATAATTTCCATGGTGACATTTCCATGAGCCTCTGCAAATTATCATCCCTTCAGGTTTTAAATTTGAAAGACAACAACTTAACTGGACATATACCTCGCTGTTTCAACAACTTTACAGCAATGACAGTGACAGAATTGGACTCTACAGGTATTTATGTCGGCATTTATGTCCTGCTTAAAGTCAGTTGGCTAGATACCTATAGTGAAGATCTTTCAGTTTTCATCAAAGGTGGAATGTTGAACTACACCTCGACGAATGTGGCATATGTTAGATTCATGGGGCTCTCAGGAAATAAACTAAGTGGGGAAATACCTATTGAGTTAATGTCTCTTGTTGGATTGCAAGGTTTGGATTTATCTAGAAACCATCTAAGTGGAAGAATCCCAGAAAACATTGGGAACTTGAACCAACTTGAGTCTCTA
Encoded proteins:
- the LOC113716130 gene encoding receptor-like protein EIX2, which codes for MGYNKFEGKIPSAIGQLRELTELDLSWNGFNGTIPSSLWRLSELKSLDLSGNPLSGELRDIHFAKLAQLKILHLSSPLLALNVSSSWVPPFQLQVIRMRSIKIGPKFPLWLQTQKTVEYLVMSNASISDTIPDWFVRVCHGIKHLNFSNNYMIGKPPVFNGNRGYKYRRKFSLASNKFEGPLQLLPTDIAELHLQNNSLQGIIPQPNINKTLDILRVLDLSDNHFNGSIPDSLCSLQMLVVLDLSNNQLSGRIPSCIGKLKTLGVLNLANNSLCGHIPISLGHLNGLQSLHLDRNKFTGMVPFSLRHLKILQFLDVAKNGLEGIIPSWIGDELSSLKILVLESNNFHGDISMSLCKLSSLQVLNLKDNNLTGHIPRCFNNFTAMTVTELDSTGIYVGIYVLLKVSWLDTYSEDLSVFIKGGMLNYTSTNVAYVRFMGLSGNKLSGEIPIELMSLVGLQGLDLSRNHLSGRIPENIGNLNQLESLDLSKNDLSGPIPQSLSNLDSLGWLNLSFNKLTGRIPSGRHLQTLDDPTIYMGNSGLCGEPLDKSCPDGKSNARESDGDHEDGKESYFGWFYAGLGPGFAVGLLGFFSVLCFKKSWRYAYFGFLENLLNKVSVEIELLKRKFD